The genomic segment CCTTTGCCCTCGTTCAAGCCCTTAAGAACGGCGTCGAGGTTGCCCACTGTGTCATCGAGCTTCTGCGCGAATGCCGGATCCTGGGTGAGTTTGCCGATCGCACCCTTTCCGCTGTTGATGCCTTCCACCAGCTTGTTGGTGTTGGCCACCGCAGAGTTCAGGTTGTTATAGAGCGTCTCATCGTGCAGCAGCTTGCCGGCGGTGCCATGGCCGGCGGCCAGCGACTCCGAGATCATATCGAGCCGGTCCACCGTGGCATTGAGCTTGTTATAGAGGCTCTCGTCCGTTAACAATTTGCCCAGAGTTCCTTTGCCTTCGTTGATCTGCTGCGTGACGGTCTGCAGATTGCCCGCGACTGCTGTCACCTTCTTGTAGAACCCAGGATCGTTGAGGAACATGCCCATGCTGCCGCGATTGGAGTTCAGCGTATCCAGCAGCGTGTTGACCTTGTTCATCACTTCGGTGAGCTTCAGCAGGCTCTGCTGGCTGGTGTCCACCACCTGCTGGATGCTGGGCGTCTCGCGCACCTTGAGCTCGGCGTTATTCTGGGGCACGGAGCCATGCGCCCCTACTGACGTGATGTCGAGATAGCTGTCGCCCAGTACGCCGGCGGACTGAATGGAGGTCGTGGAGTCCGTGTGGAGTCCATAGGCGGCGTTTTCGCCAACCTGCATGGTGACCTCAACCGGAGTGGGGTTGCGGCCCGGCACCACCCGAATGCGGATCACATTGCCGATGGTGACGCCTTCAAGGGCGACAGGAGCGCCCTTCTTCAAGCCCTCCGCGTTGCGGTAATAAGAGCGCAGCGTCAGCTTCTTGGCAAACAGGCCGCCTGTCGATCCCGACATCAGGAAGATCAGGACCACCAGTACCGCCACGCCCACCAGCACCAGGGCGCCGACCTTCAGTTGAGACCACTGAATTTCCTTCCGGCTTGGCACTCCACTCCTCGTGCGGTTCGTCTGGCGTTAACGGTTGCCCCTAACTACAGCGACTTGAGGCGCTTCGCCTTTTGAGGATAGCAGAACTGCCCGCGCCTACCGGCCATCCTCGAGCACCACGCTGGCCATGGCCAGCGTGCCCGTGTGCGTCAATGACAGTGCCGC from the Occallatibacter riparius genome contains:
- a CDS encoding MlaD family protein, whose amino-acid sequence is MPSRKEIQWSQLKVGALVLVGVAVLVVLIFLMSGSTGGLFAKKLTLRSYYRNAEGLKKGAPVALEGVTIGNVIRIRVVPGRNPTPVEVTMQVGENAAYGLHTDSTTSIQSAGVLGDSYLDITSVGAHGSVPQNNAELKVRETPSIQQVVDTSQQSLLKLTEVMNKVNTLLDTLNSNRGSMGMFLNDPGFYKKVTAVAGNLQTVTQQINEGKGTLGKLLTDESLYNKLNATVDRLDMISESLAAGHGTAGKLLHDETLYNNLNSAVANTNKLVEGINSGKGAIGKLTQDPAFAQKLDDTVGNLDAVLKGLNEGKGSLGQLMQNRSVYDNLDQTLDQAHQLLKGIRENPKKYLSIKLKVF